A region of the Thermithiobacillus plumbiphilus genome:
CGCATCATGGGTGATGGTGCTGCCCGCGCCGATGGTCGCCCCCTGCGCCACCCGCACGGGCGCCACCAATTGGGTATCACTACCAATGAACACATCATCCTCGATGATGGTCTTGTGCTTGTTGGCGCCGTCATAGTTACAGGTGATCGCACCCGCTCCGACATTCACACCGTTGCCGATTTCGGCATCGCCGATATAACTGAGGTGATTGACCTTGCTACCCCGGCCAATGGCGGAGGCCTTGACCTCGACATAGTTGCCGATATGCACGCCCTCGGCAAGCGTTGTGCCGGGGCGGATGCGGGCAAAGGGTCCAATCCGCACCCGGTCCGCGATGCGCGCGCCTTCCATTACCGAATAAGGCAGCACCTCCACCCCATCCCCGAGTTCCACGTCACGCAGTACACAACCCATGCCGATCACGCAGTTGGCGCCAATCCGCACCCTCCCTTCAAGCATCACATTGGGTTCCAGCAGGGTATCCGGCGCGATCTCGATCTCGCCACGGATATCCAGCCGCGCCGGATCCGTGACCAGCACGCCGGCTAGCATGAGTGCCCGGGCCTGGCGCGCCTGGAAAGCCCGCTCCAGCTCGGCGAGCTGTACCTTGTTGTTCACGCCCGCCACCTCGGCCGGATCAGCGACGGCAAAGGCCTGCACCTCAACGCCATCTTCGCGCGCCAGCGATACGACGTCCGTGAGGTAATACTCCCCCTGGGCATTGTCGTTGCCGAGCCGTTCAAGCCATGAACCCAGCCGCTTTCCGGGCAGGAGCATGATGCCGGTATTCACCTCGCCCACCGATTTTTCTTCCGGCGAGGCATCCTTTTCCTCGACGATGCGCATGACGGCACCCGCCGCATCCCGGATCACCCGGCCATATCCGGTGGGATCTGCCAGCCGCACGGTCATCAGCCCCATGCCATGCTCGGGCACGGACTGCATGAAGGCCCGCAGGGTATCCGCCTGCAGCAGAGGCACGTCGCCATAGAGCACCAGCACCTGTCCCGCGTCCGCACAGTGGGGCTGTGCCATCTGCACGGCATGGCCGGTGCCAAGCTGGGCTTCCTGCCTCACCCAGTGCAGGTCTGCCGATGGCAGTGCGGCACAGACCTGCTCGCCGCCATGCCCGAACACGATGCGGATGGCCGCAGGTCCAAGCGCCCGGGCCGCATCGATGACATGCCCGAGCAGGGGCTTGCCGCCGAGCCTGTGCAGCACCTTGGGAAGCTGCGAACGCATGCGGGTGCCCTGCCCGGCAGCCAGGATGACCACTTCCAGTGAATTAGCTTCTTTCACGATGCCTCCGGATGAATAAAAAGGGCCCCCTTGCGGGAGCCCCAAATGTAACCTGCCAACACGTTTTCTGGGTGGTGCATGGGTCAGTGGCGGTTGGGCAGAAGACCTTTTTCACGCAGCCGGTGAATGGTCCGCAGGCGGGCGATCTGTTCCGCGATATCAGCCTGTGCTCTGGCGTAATCAATGTCGCTCAACTGTCCGGCCATGCGCTCTTCAGCCCTTTGCTTGGCTTCCAGGGCCTTGGCCTCGTCGAGATCGCTGGCACGTTCGGCCGTATCCGACAGGATGGTGACCACATGCGGCTGGATTTCGACGATGCCGCCCGACACGAACAGGTACTCGACATGCTCCCCGTTACGGATACGGACTTCACCGGCCCGCAGGCGGGTCAACAATGGCGCGTGCCGGGGCAGGACACCGATCTCGCCCATCTCGCCAGGCACCACGACCATCTCGGCCGTGCCCTCGTAGATGCTTTGCTCCGCACTCACGACATCGACCCGAATCGTCATTGCCATAACCTCTCCTTAAGCAGCGCCTGCAATCTTCTTGGCCTTCTCCACCGCTTCATCAATGGTGCCGACCATGTAGAAAGCCTGCTCCGGCAGATGATCGTATTCGCCATTGGCAATGCCACGGAAACCACGGATGGTCTCTTTCAGGGACACGAACTTGCCCGGCGCGCCGGTGAACACTTCCGCCACGAAGAAGGGCTGGGACAGGAAACGCTGGATCTTGCGGGCGCGCGACACGGTGAGCTTGTCGTCTTCGGAAAGCTCGTCCATGCCCAGAATCGCAATGATGTCCTGCAGTTCGCGGTAACGCTGCAAGGTCCGCTGCACCATGCGGGCGGTATCATAGTGTTCCGCGCCAACGACGTTCGGATCGAGCTGACGGCTGTTGGAATCCAGCGGATCCACGGCCGGATAGATGCCGAGTTCGGCGATCTGGCGGCTCAACACCACGGTGGCATCGAGGTGGGCGAAGGTGGTCGCCGGAGACGGATCGGTCAAGTCGTCGGCAGGCACGTACACGGCCTGGATCGAGGTGATGGAGCCGGTCTTGGTCGAGGTGATGCGCTCCTGCAACTGACCCATTTCCTCCGCCAGTGTCGGCTGGTAGCCCACGGCCGAAGGCATACGGCCCAGCAGCGCGGACACTTCGGTGCCAGCCAGGGTATAGCGGTAGATGTTGTCGATGAAGAGCAGCACGTCACGGCCCTCATCGCGGAAATGTTCAGCGATGGTGAGACCCGTCAGGGCCACGCGCAGACGGTTCCCAGGCGGCTCGTTCATCTGGCCATAGACCAGCGCCACCTTGTCGAGCACGTTGGAGTCCTTCATTTCGTGATAGAAGTCGTTGCCCTCGCGGGTACGCTCACCCACGCCGGCAAACACGGAGTAGCCGCTGTGCTCGATGGCGATGTTACGGATGAGCTCCATCATGTTCACGGTCTTGCCCACGCCCGCACCACCGAACAGACCGACCTTACCGCCCTTGGCGAAGGGCGCGATCAGGTCGATCACCTTGATGCCGGTTTCGAGCAATTCCGTGCTGGCCGCCAGCTCGTCGTAGGCAGGGGCCTTGCGGTGAATGGAGGCACGCTCCTCGGTCTGCACCGGACCGGCTTCATCAATCGGATTGCCGAGCACGTCCATGATGCGCCCGAGGGTGGCGGTACCGACAGGTACGGAAATCGGCCGGCCGGTATTGGTCACGGCCAGACCGCGACGCATACCTTCCGTGGGGCCCATGGCGATGGTACGGACCACGCCATCACCCAACTGCTGCTGTACTTCCAGGGTCAGATCCCCTTCCTTGATCAGCAGCGCGTCCAGCACGTTCGGCACGCTTTCGCGCGGGAACGCCACGTCGACCACCGGTCCGATGATCTGAACGATCTCGCCCGTCCTGCTGACGGTATTTACGGCTTCGCTCATTGCATTTTCCTCATTGCAAATTGAATTGGATCCCGGCTAGACCGCCGCCGCGCCGGCGCTGATCTCGGAAATTTCCTGGGTGATCGCCGCCTGCCTGGCCTTGTTGTAGACCAGTTGCAGTTCGCCGATCAGCTTCTTGGCATTATCCGAGGCGCTCTTCATGGCGACCATGCGCGCACTCTGCTCGCTGGCAGCGTGCTCGGTCATGCCCTGATAGACCACGGCCTCGACATAGCGGCTCAGCAGCGTCTCCAGCACGGGTGCCGGATCGGGCTCATACAGGTAATCCCAGGGAGCAGTGCGTTCCGGCATGCTGGCTGCCTGAATCGGCAGCAGCTGTTCCACCGTGGCCCGCTGGGTCATGGTGTTGATGAACTTGGCCGAGATCAGGTACAGGCGATCGATCCGCCCATCCTTGTAGGCATCCAGCATCACCTTTACCGGCCCGATGATCTGCTGCAGGCTCGGGCTGTCGCCCACGCCATTGAGCTCAGCGACCAGATTGCCACCATAGCGCCGGAAGAATCCCAGGCCCTTGTTGCCGATGACCGCAAGGTCTATCTCGGCACCCGCCCCCTGCAGCTGGCGGATCTCGCCAAGGGCCGCCTTGAGCACGTTGGTATTCAGCGCGCCCGCCAGTCCCTTGTCGGAGGTAATGATGATCACGCCGGCGCGCTTGACGGCGCGCTCTTCCATGAAGGGATGGCGGTATTCCGGATGCGCCGCCGCCAGATGACCGATCACCTGCCGGATCTTTTCGGCATAGGGCCTTGCGGCCCGCATGCGTTCCTGGGCACGGCGCATCTTGCTGGCTGCCACCATTTCCATTGCCCGCGTGATCTTCTGCGTATTCTTTACGCTGCGGATCTGCGAACGAATTTCCTTGCTTCCGGCCACGGGACCTCCTAGTAGGCGCTGTTCGCCTTGAACTGCTTGATGACCGTTTCCATTTGCGATTTGGCCTCGTCGGTCAGATCAGGCTTGGCATTGATCGCTGCGAGCAGGTCCGCATGGTTGGACTTGACGTAGCCCTGCAGCGCGCGCTCGAAGTCACGGGTCTTGTCGACCGGGACATCATCAATGGCGCCACTGTTGGCCGCGAACAGCGAGACCGCCATTTCGGCGACGCTCATCGGCGAATACTGGTCCTGTTTCAGGAGCTCGGTCACGCGCTTGCCGCGTTCGATCTGCTTGCGCGTGGTCTCGTCGAGATCGGAAGCGAACTGGGCAAAGGCCGCCAGCTCGCGGTACTGCGCCAGATCCAGACGGATACCGCCGCCGAGCTTCTTGATGATCTTGGTCTGGGCCGCGCCACCGACGCGCGATACCGACAGACCGGCATTGATGGCCGGACGGATACCGGCATTGAACAGATCGGTTTCCAGATAGATCTGGCCATCCGTGATCGAGATCACGTTGGTCGGCACGAAGGCGGACACGTCACCAGCCTGGGTCTCAATGATCGGCAGGGCCGTCAGCGAGCCGGTCTTGCCCTTGACCTCACCATGGGTCATCCGCTCCACGAACTCAGCATTCACCCGGGCAGCGCGCTCCAGCAGGCGGGAATGCAGATAGAACACGTCGCCGGGATAGGCTTCGCGGCCAGGGGGGCGACGCAACAGCAGCGAGATCTGGCGATAGGCCCAGGCCTGCTTGGTCAGATCGTCATAGACGATCAGGGCGTCTTCACCACGGTCGCGGAAGTATTCGCCCATGGCGCAGCCGGAATAGGGAGCCAGATACTGCAGTGCGGCGGATTCAGAGGCACTGGCCGCCACCACGATGGTGTGATCCATGGCGCCATGCTCTTCCAGACGGCGCACCACGGAAGCCACCGAGGAGGCCTTCTGGCCAATGGCGACATAGATGCAGATGACGCCGGTGCCCTTCTGGTTGATGATGGCGTCCACGGCAACGGCGGTCTTGCCGGTCTGGCGGTCGCCGATGATCAGTTCGCGCTGGCCGCGGCCAACGGGCACCATGGCGTCGATGGCCTTCACGCCGGTCTGCAGCGGCTGGTCCACGCTTTTACGGGAAATCACGCCCGGCGCGATTTTTTCCAGGGTGGCAGTCACGCTGGTGTTGATGGGGCCCTTGCCGTCGATGGGCTGGCCCAGGGTGTTCACGACGCGGCCAATCAGGGCCGGGCCCACGGGCACTTCCATGACCTTGCCGGTGGTCTTGACCGGATCACCCTCATTGATGCCACTGTAGTCACCCAGCACCACCGCGCCGACGTTGTCACGCTCGAGGTTCAGGGCCAGGGCGAACAGACCGCCGGGGAGCTCAAGCATCTCGCCCTGCATCACATCACCCAGGCCGTGTACGCGGATGATGCCGTCATTGAGGCTGATCACCGTCCCCTGAGTGCGCGCTTCCGTCCGCGTTTCGAAGGAAGCAATTTTTGCTTTGATCAGTTCACTAATTTCCGAAGGGTTCAATTGCTGCATTTTGCTTCCCTCATTTAACTGCGTAAGGTATTGGCGAGCTGGTCCAGCTGGCCTCGGACGGATCCATCAATCACCAGATCGCCGGCACGGACGATCATGCCGCCGATCAGCTGCGGATCCAGCCGGGTCTCAAGGATGACCTCTCGCCCCAGTCTGCGCTTCAAGGCTTCTTTGAGAGCCTTGACCTGGCTTTCGTTCAGATCGACCGCGCTGCTTACCTCCACCTCGATCTGCCCTGCCGAGCTGCGAAGCGAGGTTTCGAAAAGATGCTGAATCTCCGGCAGTAGTTCGATGCGATCATTTTCGAGCAACAAGGCCAGAAAGTTATGAATCTTCGGGGTCAGCAGATCCCCACCGAGATCCCGTAGAAAGGCAAGCTTGCTGGCCTGTTCGACTTCGGGGTTGATAAGAAACGCTTCAGCGGCCGGATCGCGCGCCACCG
Encoded here:
- the glmU gene encoding bifunctional UDP-N-acetylglucosamine diphosphorylase/glucosamine-1-phosphate N-acetyltransferase GlmU, translated to MKEANSLEVVILAAGQGTRMRSQLPKVLHRLGGKPLLGHVIDAARALGPAAIRIVFGHGGEQVCAALPSADLHWVRQEAQLGTGHAVQMAQPHCADAGQVLVLYGDVPLLQADTLRAFMQSVPEHGMGLMTVRLADPTGYGRVIRDAAGAVMRIVEEKDASPEEKSVGEVNTGIMLLPGKRLGSWLERLGNDNAQGEYYLTDVVSLAREDGVEVQAFAVADPAEVAGVNNKVQLAELERAFQARQARALMLAGVLVTDPARLDIRGEIEIAPDTLLEPNVMLEGRVRIGANCVIGMGCVLRDVELGDGVEVLPYSVMEGARIADRVRIGPFARIRPGTTLAEGVHIGNYVEVKASAIGRGSKVNHLSYIGDAEIGNGVNVGAGAITCNYDGANKHKTIIEDDVFIGSDTQLVAPVRVAQGATIGAGSTITHDAPAGELTLSRPPQRTRTGWKRPTKKSG
- a CDS encoding F0F1 ATP synthase subunit epsilon, whose product is MAMTIRVDVVSAEQSIYEGTAEMVVVPGEMGEIGVLPRHAPLLTRLRAGEVRIRNGEHVEYLFVSGGIVEIQPHVVTILSDTAERASDLDEAKALEAKQRAEERMAGQLSDIDYARAQADIAEQIARLRTIHRLREKGLLPNRH
- the atpD gene encoding F0F1 ATP synthase subunit beta codes for the protein MSEAVNTVSRTGEIVQIIGPVVDVAFPRESVPNVLDALLIKEGDLTLEVQQQLGDGVVRTIAMGPTEGMRRGLAVTNTGRPISVPVGTATLGRIMDVLGNPIDEAGPVQTEERASIHRKAPAYDELAASTELLETGIKVIDLIAPFAKGGKVGLFGGAGVGKTVNMMELIRNIAIEHSGYSVFAGVGERTREGNDFYHEMKDSNVLDKVALVYGQMNEPPGNRLRVALTGLTIAEHFRDEGRDVLLFIDNIYRYTLAGTEVSALLGRMPSAVGYQPTLAEEMGQLQERITSTKTGSITSIQAVYVPADDLTDPSPATTFAHLDATVVLSRQIAELGIYPAVDPLDSNSRQLDPNVVGAEHYDTARMVQRTLQRYRELQDIIAILGMDELSEDDKLTVSRARKIQRFLSQPFFVAEVFTGAPGKFVSLKETIRGFRGIANGEYDHLPEQAFYMVGTIDEAVEKAKKIAGAA
- the atpG gene encoding F0F1 ATP synthase subunit gamma — its product is MAGSKEIRSQIRSVKNTQKITRAMEMVAASKMRRAQERMRAARPYAEKIRQVIGHLAAAHPEYRHPFMEERAVKRAGVIIITSDKGLAGALNTNVLKAALGEIRQLQGAGAEIDLAVIGNKGLGFFRRYGGNLVAELNGVGDSPSLQQIIGPVKVMLDAYKDGRIDRLYLISAKFINTMTQRATVEQLLPIQAASMPERTAPWDYLYEPDPAPVLETLLSRYVEAVVYQGMTEHAASEQSARMVAMKSASDNAKKLIGELQLVYNKARQAAITQEISEISAGAAAV
- the atpA gene encoding F0F1 ATP synthase subunit alpha, yielding MQQLNPSEISELIKAKIASFETRTEARTQGTVISLNDGIIRVHGLGDVMQGEMLELPGGLFALALNLERDNVGAVVLGDYSGINEGDPVKTTGKVMEVPVGPALIGRVVNTLGQPIDGKGPINTSVTATLEKIAPGVISRKSVDQPLQTGVKAIDAMVPVGRGQRELIIGDRQTGKTAVAVDAIINQKGTGVICIYVAIGQKASSVASVVRRLEEHGAMDHTIVVAASASESAALQYLAPYSGCAMGEYFRDRGEDALIVYDDLTKQAWAYRQISLLLRRPPGREAYPGDVFYLHSRLLERAARVNAEFVERMTHGEVKGKTGSLTALPIIETQAGDVSAFVPTNVISITDGQIYLETDLFNAGIRPAINAGLSVSRVGGAAQTKIIKKLGGGIRLDLAQYRELAAFAQFASDLDETTRKQIERGKRVTELLKQDQYSPMSVAEMAVSLFAANSGAIDDVPVDKTRDFERALQGYVKSNHADLLAAINAKPDLTDEAKSQMETVIKQFKANSAY
- a CDS encoding F0F1 ATP synthase subunit delta, producing the protein MAELTTLARPYAVAAYQFASEAGELPVWEKALGFLATVARDPAAEAFLINPEVEQASKLAFLRDLGGDLLTPKIHNFLALLLENDRIELLPEIQHLFETSLRSSAGQIEVEVSSAVDLNESQVKALKEALKRRLGREVILETRLDPQLIGGMIVRAGDLVIDGSVRGQLDQLANTLRS